A genomic region of Zea mays cultivar B73 chromosome 6, Zm-B73-REFERENCE-NAM-5.0, whole genome shotgun sequence contains the following coding sequences:
- the LOC103631376 gene encoding uncharacterized protein produces the protein MHHPAGEVVAGVFLPYLPPAAAAATAPFGFGTGPQSHNHAPADDDGHLLFPCNDDSDLLTLLLPPYSAVGFHYAGQQPLLLHHRHDHDDDKASQAAENRQTHRPRQLLAEERRRRRTASNRESARRSRVRKQKQLGQLWDQVVHLRGDSRDLLDRLNRAIRDCDRVMRDNARLRNERAGLQRRLLDLITDGDGDDRPF, from the coding sequence ATGCACCACCCTGCTGGTGAGGTAGTTGCCGGTGTTTTCCTCCCGTACCTGCCGCCCGCCGCTGCAGCAGCCACAGCGCCTTTCGGTTTCGGAACCGGACCCCAATCCCATAACCACGCGCCAGCAGATGACGACGGTCACCTGCTGTTCCCGTGCAACGACGACAGTGACCTGCTGacgctgctgctgccgccctacTCCGCCGTGGGCTTCCACTACGCCGGCCAGCAGCCATTATTGCTTCATCATCGCCATGACCATGACGACGACAAGGCCTCCCAAGCAGCCGAGAACCGACAGACCCACCGTCCGCGGCAGCTGCTCGCCGAGGAGAGACGGCGGCGGAGGACGGCCTCCAACCGCGAGTCCGCGCGGCGGTCGCGCGTGCGCAAGCAGAAGCAGCTCGGCCAGCTCTGGGACCAGGTCGTCCACCTCCGGGGCGACAGCCGCGACCTGCTCGACCGCCTCAACCGCGCCATCAGGGACTGCGACCGCGTCATGCGCGACAACGCGCGGCTGCGTAACGAGCGGGCGGGGCTGCAGAGGAGGCTCCTGGACCTCATCACCGACGGCGACGGTGATGACCGACCattttag